Within the Pseudomonas guangdongensis genome, the region AGCATCGCGCGGACCTGGGCCTTGCTGCTGAGTGCGGCGCTGCTCTACATCCCGGCGAACCTGCTGCCGATCATGAGCGTGCACATGCTCGGCCGCGGCAGTCCGGCCACCATCATGGGCGGGGTGATCGAACTGATCCAGGCCGGCATGCTGCCGATCGCCCTGGTGGTGTTCGTCGCCAGCATCCTGGTGCCGAGCTTCAAGCTGCTGGGGATTGCCCTGCTGCTCTACTCGGTGCAGCGCCATCAGGTGATGTCGCCGCGCCAGCGCATCCTCATGTACCGTTTCATCGAGTGGATCGGCCGCTGGTCGATGCTCGACATCTTCGTCATCGCCATCCTGGTCGCCCTGGTCAGCTTCGGCAACCTGGCCAGCATCGAGGCCGGCGCCGGCGCTCTGGCTTTCGCGGCGGTGGTGATCCTCACCATGCTGGCGGCAATCACCTTCGATCCCCGACTGATCTGGGACAACACCGACGCGGACATCGCCCATGACTGAACCTGCCCTTCCCGAACTCCGCAAGACCGGCAACTGGTCGGCCATCTGGGTGCTGCCGCTACTCGCCCTGGCCATCGGCCTGTGGCTGCTGTGGCGCGCCTTCAGCGAAGCCGGGGTGGAGATCCGCGTGCATTTCGCCGACGGCGAGGGCATCCAGACCAACAAGACCCAGGTGATGCACAAGGGCATCGCCGTGGGCCGGGTGGTCGATCTGCAC harbors:
- a CDS encoding paraquat-inducible protein A gives rise to the protein MRALDAGILVCHECQQLNRPPAGQPPRCRRCGARLHGRRPNSIARTWALLLSAALLYIPANLLPIMSVHMLGRGSPATIMGGVIELIQAGMLPIALVVFVASILVPSFKLLGIALLLYSVQRHQVMSPRQRILMYRFIEWIGRWSMLDIFVIAILVALVSFGNLASIEAGAGALAFAAVVILTMLAAITFDPRLIWDNTDADIAHD